One Glycine soja cultivar W05 chromosome 2, ASM419377v2, whole genome shotgun sequence genomic region harbors:
- the LOC114373843 gene encoding uncharacterized protein LOC114373843 codes for MGNPSSEAVYAELRYLVGVQNGSHQKVIKGSALEDYLAQQPKNDYQPMHPEFPNEDIMTLFEEEVEDDDRDKWIMWFDGASNALGHGIGAVLVSPDEQYIPFTTRLGFDCTNNIAKYEACALGIRAAIDFRVKLLKSGNQMADTLATLEKEEDGKPWYFNIKRYIEDKEYPPEAFDNDKRTLRRLAADFLLSGNILYKRNHDMVLFRRVDAREAKQMLIEVQEGSFGMHANGHAMA; via the exons ATGGGTAACCCATCGTCTGAGGCAGTATATGCTGAATTACGCTACTTGGTTGGTGTTCAAAATGGATCCCATCAA AAGGTAATAAAAGGAAGTGCCTTGGAAGATTACCTAGCTCAACAACCCAAAAATGACTATCAACCTATGCATCCAGAATTCCCTaatgaggacatcatgaccttgtttgaGGAGGAAGTAGAAGATGACGATAGAGACAAGTGGATTATGTGGTTTGATGGCGCGTCTAATGCACTAGGCCATGGaattggggcagtattggtttCCCCGGACGAACAATATATACCTTTCACGACTAGGTTGGGTTTCGACTGCACAAACAACATAGCTAAGTATGAGGCATGTGCCCTTGGGATCCGAGCGGCGATCGACTTCAGGGTCAAGTTGCTTAAG AGTGGAAATCAGATGGCCGACACCCTTGCCACTCTAG AAAAAGAGGAggatggtaagccttggtacTTCAATATCAAACGATACATCGAAGACAAGGAATACCCGCCTGAGGCCTTTGACAATGACAAGAGGACGTTACGAAGGTTGGCGGCCGATTTCCTTTTGAGTGGAAATATCTTGTACAAGAGGAACCATGACATGGTATTATTTCGGCGTGTGGATGCAAGAGAGGCCAAACAGATGCTAATAGAGGTGCAAGAGGGATCCTTTGGTATGCATGCCAATGGACATGCCATGGCCTGA